The Pseudomonas sp. GD03919 region GCGGCATCCGGCCCGCTGGGCACCACGATCAATTTCACGCAGGCGAAGTTCGGCCGCGCCACGGCCTGCCCAGCCACCAGCACCACCTCGAACCCTCGCTTGAGAGCGAACTTGACCACCTGATCCCGCGCCGCCCGAGGGCAGGCGTCGGCGTCGATCCATACGCGCATGCAGCAACTTCCGCAGAGAAAACAGCCGCCAGTATGCCAGCAGGCAGTTGGTTCAGGCGCTGTAGAACGGCTCGCAGCGCTCACGCACGGCACGCGACAGGCTGTCGTCGGCCAGCGCGATCAGATCCAGCTCAACCTCATCCGGCAACAATTCGGCCACCAACGCCGCCAGGCGCCGCTGGCCATTCATATCCGCACCGGAAATCGCCAACAAAAGCCTCGGCTGTGGGCCAATGGCCGGATCACGCAACGCAGCCAGAAAGGCTTCACGCACGGCAAGCTGGCTACAGGCGGCAGACAACGCCCGCTCCAGAGTGGGATGACGCAGCACGGCCAGAGCCAGATCGGGGCTGTCGGCGTAATGGGTGGAATGGATCGAGGAAGACATGCGCGCACTCGGCAGAGGGATCTGAAACAGCCTAAGCGCAGTAAGACCGAATGTCGCGGCAGCGGTTCACGCTATGGAGTCACGAGGGCGGCAAAACCGCCCTCGAATCACGCCGTCAGCCCTGCTCGGCCAGGCGTCGGCGCTCACCCAGCAGACTGCGCCCATATAGCAGCGCGATACCGGTCAGCGCCAGGCCCTGAGCGGTAAGGCTCCAGGCGTCAGCGTGGATACCCAGCCAGTCGAACTCGAAGAACGCCACCGGGCGCGTGCCGAGCATGCCGGCCTCCTGCAACGCGACCACGCCATGGCCGGCGAACACCACTGAAAGTACGCACAGCAGCACCGCATTGATGCCGAAGAAGGTTG contains the following coding sequences:
- a CDS encoding enhanced serine sensitivity protein SseB C-terminal domain-containing protein — encoded protein: MSSSIHSTHYADSPDLALAVLRHPTLERALSAACSQLAVREAFLAALRDPAIGPQPRLLLAISGADMNGQRRLAALVAELLPDEVELDLIALADDSLSRAVRERCEPFYSA